A DNA window from Helianthus annuus cultivar XRQ/B chromosome 15, HanXRQr2.0-SUNRISE, whole genome shotgun sequence contains the following coding sequences:
- the LOC110911041 gene encoding S-adenosylmethionine decarboxylase proenzyme — MTIQGSAIGFEGFEKRLEISFYEPGFFTDPEGRGLRSLTKNQLDEILTPAQCTIVSCLSNDFVDSYVLSESSLFVYPYKIIIKTCGTTKLLFSIPPILELSSQLSLTVKSVRYTRGSFIFPGAQSFPHRSFTEEVAVLDDYFGKLGSGSKAYVMGGVDQSQQWHVYSASAQADGNSVYTLEMCMTGLENKRASMFYKTNSNSAAMMTEVSGIRKILPGSQICDFDFDPCGYSMNAIEGDAISTIHVTPEDGFSYASFEAVGYSLKSSMDVNVLVERVLACFKPNEFTVSLHGNDLKDVKNMNVDAYTVKETNFEDLGEGGWMMYYRFAGSCGSPRSILNDCWSEYEDEEVAKK, encoded by the coding sequence ATGACAATCCAAGGATCCGCCATTGGATTCGAAGGCTTCGAGAAAAGGCTCGAAATTTCCTTTTACGAACCCGGTTTCTTTACCGACCCTGAAGGAAGAGGCCTTCGTTCCTTGACCAAGAACCAACTTGATGAAATTCTGACACCGGCTCAGTGCACCATCGTTTCTTGTTTATCAAACGATTTCGTTGACTCGTACGTTCTTTCGGAGTCTAGCCTATTTGTATACCCGTATAAGATCATCATCAAGACATGCGGCACCACAAAGCTACTCTTTTCGATCCCACCTATACTCGAATTATCTTCCCAACTTTCCTTAACGGTTAAGTCGGTACGGTACACTCGCGGAAGCTTTATCTTTCCTGGAGCACAGTCGTTTCCCCATCGTAGCTTTACCGAAGAAGTTGCGGTCCTCGACGATTATTTCGGGAAGCTTGGTTCAGGTAGCAAAGCCTATGTCATGGGTggtgttgaccaaagtcaacaatGGCATGTCTATTCCGCGTCAGCTCAAGCGGATGGCAACTCGGTTTACACCCTTGAGATGTGCATGACGGGGTTGGAAAACAAACGCGCATCCATGTTTTACAAGACGAATTCAAACTCTGCGGCTATGATGACCGAAGTTTCTGGTATTAGAAAGATCCTACCCGGATCCCAAATTTGTGATTTTGACTTTGACCCGTGTGGATACTCAATGAACGCTATTGAAGGGGATGCTATATCTACGATTCATGTAACGCCTGAAGATGGATTCAGTTATGCTAGCTTTGAGGCGGTCGGTTACTCTTTGAAATCGTCGATGGATGTTAACGTTTTGGTTGAAAGGGTCTTGGCTTGCTTCAAGCCGAACGAGTTTACTGTTTCGTTGCATGGAAATGACTTGAAGGATGTTAAAAATATGAATGTGGATGCGTATACTGTTAAAGAAACGAACTTTGAAGATCTTGGTGAAGGTGGTTGGATGATGTATTATAGATTTGCTGGTTCGTGTGGGTCTCCTAGATCCATCTTGAACGACTGTTGGAGCGAGTATGAAGACGAGGAAGTCGCCAAGAAATAA